In Acidisarcina polymorpha, the DNA window GGAGAGTGGAGAGGACTTCAGTACCCTCGCCGCCAACTTCTCAGAGGACCCCAATACCTCCACAAACGGGGGCGACATGGGCGGCATCCAGGAGTCGGTGCTGCGCCGTCAACCCGAGGTCTTTCAGGTCATCGATAAGCTTAAAGCAGGTCAGATGACACCAGTGATGACGATCCCCGACGCGCCCGGTTCGAAGCGCGCCGCTTACTACGTCATCTTCAAGCTCATTGACCGCGAGGCCGCCGGGCAGCGCGAGCTGAACGATCCCCGCGTGCAGCAGACCATCCGCGCCGAGCTGCGTCAGGAAAGATCCCAGTTGCTCAAGAACGCCTACATCGAAATGCTGCGCGACCAGGCCCACGTGGAAAACTACTTTGCTGAAGAGATCTTCAAGAATGGCGCACAGTAGATCGGCCCAAGTATCTCCGAGAATCTCGAAGATACATCCCGCCTAGGATCCGCTCGGACTCGAGCCTTGGACACCTGCGGCGAAACGTATAGTTCCGTCTTCGCTGAACGCAGTGTCCTGAAATGGCAGCGCCCTGGCGGTTCTCAGGTAAGACTAGTGGAGCGCACCGCCAGGCCGCATTGAACCCGCTAATTTAAACCAGCGTCTGCGCCTCGGTGATTTCGGGTGACCGCTTCGCAACTCCAAAGCTGTCGATTTCCGAAGCTCTCAATTTCTTTGGCGAGAGAGCCCTCATCAGTGGCCGTTCAACCAACGGATACGTGAGGGAAGCTCCGGCGATGGTCACGATGCCCGCCACGATGATGGTCAGATCCCCCGGAAAATGCCCAAGCCGAGGATATTTCTTGAGCACCACCGCGTAGGTCATCGAAAAAAATGCGTGCGTCAAGTAGATCGAATAGGAAGCGTCTCCGAGATAGACCAGCCAGCGGGGGCAACGCGAAGAGCCTAACATCGCGGCTCCCGTCACCATCAGCAAAGCCGGAACTCCATAGATCACGAAACGCAGGTAATCTGCCGCATGATAGAAGCCCGTGCTTAAGAAGCCGAGCGCACCTATGACGATGAGAGCGACGGCTAATCTCTTCATGGAATCTTCGTTAGAATCCGACGCCAGGCGAAGTAGCACCTGGGCGGCCAACACGCCGAAGAGGAACTCGATAATGATCGGTTCGGAAAAAAGATATTTTAGGCCATTATGCTCGGGCAGAACTAAGCTGAAGAGCGCCAACAAGGCAAAAGATGCACACAGAAATGGCAGCTTCCAGCGCTTGAAATTGATCAATATCCCAATCGAAAAGACTATGTAAAACAACATTTCAAAGGAAAGCGTCCATCCCTGAGAGAGAAAAGGATGATAGTTTCTGCCATCGAAGAAAGGCAGCAGAAGGTAGGAATGAATGAGAAAAGAGGGCTGGTAATGATGGGACTTCAGCGCAACCCCGACCAGCCATAGCAGGAGCAAAGCCGTCGTCCAGACCCAGTAAAGGGGGTAGATGCGAGTGGCCCGCTTCCGCAAGAAATCAAGCGCATCTGCCGCTCCAGCTTTCTTCGTCGTGGTGTAAACCATAATGAAGCCGGAGATGACAAAGAACAGATCCACGCCCGCCGCTCCGAGCGTCTTGAAGCCCCCATCAGCGATCCATGATGGCCGATTCGTATATTCCTTGAGGACCCATTCATAGTGGTAAAAGACCACCATGGAAGCCGCTATTCCGCGAAGGACCTGAATTGAAGGTAGCTTGCCGCGGCCTGCAGAGAGGCGTTGGACGCTTGCTGTGGAGTCTGGATGCATGCAGAAATCCTTGGTAAGGCCGCAGTTCAGGCCCGAATCAGACTTTTCTCGCTATGAAGACGAGTTATTCTCTTTCCGCGGAACTCTGGGCAAAATTCTGAAGTAGATCAAGAATGTGACTACAAAGGCTGGAATACCCCGGAGCCCTGGTGACGACGGCCCTCGGTTTCTTACTGGCTGACTCGGTGCTTCGCCGGCCAGTTGGAGAGACGAAGGATTTGCTGCTCTCCATGAATAGGTGGCTATGGCAAGTCTATCGGCAGCCTGTAGGCGTGTCTAGTCAATTTCGAGAGAGAGCGAAGAAGAAGCCTCGGGCCGTCTATTCAGCGAATCCGGTAACGAGGCCTAAAGCTGAATATTGACAAGCTCCGCGACCGTCCCCTCAAGACCGGGACTTACCTGACGCGTCTGCGGCGCGCGCCAGTGATCAATGTAAGAAATCTGGTGAACGCAGGAGATCGTGCAATTTGGTGCGCATGTTTTCTCTGTCAGGAACTCCCGTTTCAGGTCCTCCCGGGTGTACTCCGCCAAAGGCACTCCTGGCCAGCCGCGCTGCTGAGAACAATAGTGGACCAGCCCATCTTCGCAAATGTATAGGTAGCGGGATCCGGCCCGGCAGCGCCACTGATTCGGCTCGCCATTGGCGATGGCTTCCTGGAAGTGATTGAAGCGGGAATAGTTCTCTTTCTTCATGCCACGCATTTCGAAATAGACGCGGCGTTCTTCATCTTGAAGCGGCTTGAGTTGACCATCCCCATCGTGAATGATCCCAATCGTCGAAGTGAATCCAAGGCCCAGAGCGCGCCGGCCAATCGTCAGAGCGTCCTGCGGGTTCTTGATGCCGCCGCCGACCACGGAATTTATATTGACGTGAAAGTCTGCGTATTCCGCCAGAAACTCGAGCTTCTTATCCAACACTTTGAGACTCTTCTTTGAAATCTCGTCGGGCTGGACATTGTCGATTGAGATCTGCATGTGATCCAGACCAGCTTCATTCAACCGCTTGATCCGATCCGGCATAAGAAAGTAGCCGTTGGTGATCATGCCTGCAATTCGGCCATGGTGGCGAATGCGAGCAATGATCTGATCGAGATCCGGATGAGTCAGCGGTTCGCCGCCCGAGATGGTGATTATGCTTGTTCCCAGTCGAGCCAGGTGGTCGATGCGTCGCAGCATCTCCTCTAGCGGCACCGGGTCCGAGACCTTGTCGTACTCATTGCAGTAGGCGCAGGATAGATTGCAAAACCGCATCGGCACAATCTGGGCCATCACGACGTGATCGGTAGCCGCGAGGGCGTGACCTACGGTAGCCAGCTCCCGCACCTTGCGGCTTGCAGCGCGCATCCGGCGGGAGATCGAAGTTGATGTTGCTGCCATCCTTATCCTATTGAATCACAATGGCGTCGCAGGCAGCGAATTGCGGGGGCCGAGTGGTGCAGTCGCGGCTTCGAACGGATCGAAGCGGACATTTAGAGGTCAGATTTGTCGAGGTCAGTACATTTGCTGTGTTCGAGAATTGCACGAATTTGGGTTTTCGTGGAGGATCTAGTGGCCTCGCCGGCTTGCTCCGCCTATTTGCGACACGGCTATTCTTCGGCCAACCAAGATCGATGCCTCCCGTTGACCCTTTCATCTTGTCAGCAATGCTGCCGCAATATTGTTCAGTTCCATTGCAACTCCGCAACGGTCGCAGCAGCCGGTGCTTCGAAGTCGTGATATCGCAGATCGCTGCTGTTTTTCACCTCCCCGACCACCATGCTGAGCGTCTGTTCTTTCTTGTCACGAATAAGCGTCAACTGCACCTGTTTGCCGTGATTCATCCGTATGGCGCGTTCCCAGTCGGAGAGGCTTACGATCGGTTTGCCGTTTACCTTCTCGATAACGTCGGCGACCTTCAGCCCGGCAGCGGCAGCGGGGGTATTGGGAAACACATTGCCGACCAGCATGCCCGTCCCGCCGTGGACACCAAAATACTCACTGAGGCCAGAGGTCAGTTGTTCGAGTTCCACACCGACGTAGTAGCGGTTGCGGGTGAAAGTGCCGAGGAAGCTATTGGCGTGGCCCGTCCGCGCCCGTCCCGAACTATTCGGGATCGGCGCTGCCTGGGCCGTGGCGCTAGTGGCCTGCGGCGCCGAGGATGAATCCTCATCCAGGCCCACGATGATGTCTTTTGCGACGGTAGCGCGATCGGCCAGTTGCACCGTGATATTTACCGCCTGGCCATCCCGCATAGCGACCAGCATCACCCTGCGGCCAGGCGGAGTCTCGTGCAGCATCCGGCTGAACTGGGAGACGCCCTCGATCCGTTGTCCGTTCATCTGGATCACGACATCGTGAACCTTGAGGCCCGCCTTGGCTGCCGGTGCATCCTGATCAACAGTAATAATTTCGGCTCCATGCGCATCTTTGAGCTTCAGCGAGGAGGCACGGTCATCGTCCACGTCGTTCAGCCCGACTCCTAAATACCCCTGGGAGGAATGAGAAAAGAGCATCTCTTGCGTCAGCGCGGGAAATCTCGCTTCGATCCCGTCTGCATGAACCATGGGGAGTAAAACCACTCCGCCCACCAGCACTGTCAGCGTTCCGAGCCTCGAAAAATAAATCATGGTCTGATGCCTGCCTTGT includes these proteins:
- a CDS encoding acyltransferase family protein, which produces MHPDSTASVQRLSAGRGKLPSIQVLRGIAASMVVFYHYEWVLKEYTNRPSWIADGGFKTLGAAGVDLFFVISGFIMVYTTTKKAGAADALDFLRKRATRIYPLYWVWTTALLLLWLVGVALKSHHYQPSFLIHSYLLLPFFDGRNYHPFLSQGWTLSFEMLFYIVFSIGILINFKRWKLPFLCASFALLALFSLVLPEHNGLKYLFSEPIIIEFLFGVLAAQVLLRLASDSNEDSMKRLAVALIVIGALGFLSTGFYHAADYLRFVIYGVPALLMVTGAAMLGSSRCPRWLVYLGDASYSIYLTHAFFSMTYAVVLKKYPRLGHFPGDLTIIVAGIVTIAGASLTYPLVERPLMRALSPKKLRASEIDSFGVAKRSPEITEAQTLV
- a CDS encoding radical SAM protein, which translates into the protein MAATSTSISRRMRAASRKVRELATVGHALAATDHVVMAQIVPMRFCNLSCAYCNEYDKVSDPVPLEEMLRRIDHLARLGTSIITISGGEPLTHPDLDQIIARIRHHGRIAGMITNGYFLMPDRIKRLNEAGLDHMQISIDNVQPDEISKKSLKVLDKKLEFLAEYADFHVNINSVVGGGIKNPQDALTIGRRALGLGFTSTIGIIHDGDGQLKPLQDEERRVYFEMRGMKKENYSRFNHFQEAIANGEPNQWRCRAGSRYLYICEDGLVHYCSQQRGWPGVPLAEYTREDLKREFLTEKTCAPNCTISCVHQISYIDHWRAPQTRQVSPGLEGTVAELVNIQL
- a CDS encoding PDZ domain-containing protein codes for the protein MIYFSRLGTLTVLVGGVVLLPMVHADGIEARFPALTQEMLFSHSSQGYLGVGLNDVDDDRASSLKLKDAHGAEIITVDQDAPAAKAGLKVHDVVIQMNGQRIEGVSQFSRMLHETPPGRRVMLVAMRDGQAVNITVQLADRATVAKDIIVGLDEDSSSAPQATSATAQAAPIPNSSGRARTGHANSFLGTFTRNRYYVGVELEQLTSGLSEYFGVHGGTGMLVGNVFPNTPAAAAGLKVADVIEKVNGKPIVSLSDWERAIRMNHGKQVQLTLIRDKKEQTLSMVVGEVKNSSDLRYHDFEAPAAATVAELQWN